The nucleotide window GCTCAGCAAATTAACATGAATGTAATCTCTAATAATTTAGCCAACGTGAGTACAAATGGTTTTAAAAAATCTCATGCAATATTTGAAGATCTGATGTATCAAACTCTTCGTCAACCTGGTGTTACATGTTCTAATAATTCAAATATACCTTCTGGACTGCAATTAGGAACAGGAGTGAGACCAATTGCAACCGAAAGAATTCATACTCAAGGAAATTTGTCAAAAACTGGTTCTTCAAAAGATTTAGCTATAAACGGACAAGGTTTTTTTCAAGTTCAATTACCTAATGGTAATATAGCATATACTAGAGATGGTTCTTTTCAAATCGATAAAAATGGTCAATTAGGAACAAGTAGTGGTTTTGCTCTTCAACCTACAGTTAATATTCCATTGCATGCCGTCAATATACATATTGGTAGAGATGGAGCGATTTTTGTTACATTACAAGGTGAAGTGAATCAAAATCAAATTGGTCAATTGAATTTAGTTAATTTTGTAAATAATGCTGGTTTAGAAAGTTTAGGTGAAAATTTATATAAAGAAACTAATGCTTCAGGAAGTCCAGTAGAAAGCGCTCCTGGTTCTAATGGAGCTGGTTCAATTTATCAAGGATTTGTTGAAACTTCCAATGTTAATGTTGCTGAAGAATTAGTTAATATGATACAAACACAAAGAGCATATGAAATA belongs to Buchnera aphidicola (Eriosoma grossulariae) and includes:
- the flgG gene encoding flagellar basal-body rod protein FlgG; this encodes MIPSLWIAKTGLDAQQINMNVISNNLANVSTNGFKKSHAIFEDLMYQTLRQPGVTCSNNSNIPSGLQLGTGVRPIATERIHTQGNLSKTGSSKDLAINGQGFFQVQLPNGNIAYTRDGSFQIDKNGQLGTSSGFALQPTVNIPLHAVNIHIGRDGAIFVTLQGEVNQNQIGQLNLVNFVNNAGLESLGENLYKETNASGSPVESAPGSNGAGSIYQGFVETSNVNVAEELVNMIQTQRAYEINSKSINSSDQMLQKLSQL